One Chelonoidis abingdonii isolate Lonesome George chromosome 17, CheloAbing_2.0, whole genome shotgun sequence DNA segment encodes these proteins:
- the MARK2 gene encoding serine/threonine-protein kinase MARK2 isoform X15 has protein sequence MSSSGRSPLPTVNERDAEQPTLGHTESKASSKSNMLRGRNSATSTDEQPHIGNYRLLKTIGKGNFAKVKLARHVLTGKEVAVKIIDKTQLNSSSLQKLFREVRIMKVLNHPNIVKLFEVIETEKTLYLVMEYASGGEVFDYLVAHGRMKEKEARAKFRQIVSAVQYCHQKFIVHRDLKAENLLLDADMNIKIADFGFSNEFTFGNKLDTFCGSPPYAAPELFQGKKYDGPEVDVWSLGVILYTLVSGSLPFDGQNLKELRERVLRGKYRIPFYMSTDCENLLKKFLILNPSKRGTLEQIMKDRWMNVGHEDDELKPYMEPVPDYKDPRRTELMISMGYTREEIQESLIGQKYNEVMATYLLLGYKNSELDNDNITLKPRPAAELANSNAPSPSHKVQRSVSANPKQRRFSDQVPAIPTSTSYSKKTQSNNAENKRPEEEREAGRKASSTVKVPASPLTGLERKKSTPTPSTNSVLSTSTNRSRNSPMLERTGLGQNSIQNGKDSTAPQRVPGASPSAHNISSAIPERTNFPRGISSRSTFHAGQLRQVRDQQNLPYNVPPASPSGNSQGRRGASGSIFSKFTSKFVRRNPHEPESKDRVETLRPHMVGGDKERDENRDAKPRSLRFTWSMKTTSSMEPNEMMKEIRKVLDANSCQCELQEKYMLLCMHGAPGHDSFVQWEMEVCKLPRLSLNGVRFKRITGTSMAFKNIASKVANELKL, from the exons CCGACACTGGGCCACACAGAGTCCAAAGCCAGCAGCAAGTCCAACATGCTGCGGGGCCGCAACTCTGCCACCTCCACCGATGAGCAGCCGCACATTGGGAACTACCGCTTGCTCAAGACCATTGGCAAGGGCAACTTCGCCAAGGTCAAGTTGGCGCGCCACGTCCTGACGGGGAAAGAG GTGGCTGTGAAAATCATTGACAAGACGCAGCTCAACTCATCAAGCCTGCAGAAG CTCTTCCGGGAAGTGCGAATAATGAAGGTTTTGAATCATCCCAACATAG TTAAATTATTTGAAGTCATAGAGACGGAGAAGACGCTGTACCTCGTCATGGAGTACGCCAGTGGGG GTGAGGTGTTTGACTACTTAGTAGCCCATGGAAGAATGAAAGAGAAAGAAGCCAGGGCAAAATTTCGACAG atagTGTCTGCTGTGCAGTACTGTCACCAGAAGTTCATTGTACATAGAGACTTGAAG GCCGAGAATCTGCTGCTCGATGCCGACATGAACATTAAAATAGCCGACTTTGGCTTCAGCAACGAGTTCACGTTCGGGAACAAGCTGGACACGTTCTGTGGGAGCCCTCCCTATGCTGCGCCTGAGCTCTTCCAGGGCAAAAAGTACGACGGCCCCGAGGTGGACGTTTGGAGCCTGGGTGTCATCCTGTACACCCTGGTCAGCGGCTCGCTGCCCTTTGATGGGCAGAACCTCAAG gAACTGCGGGAGCGGGTCTTGCGGGGCAAGTACCGGATCCCCTTCTACATGTCCACGGACTGTGAGAACCTGCTGAAAAAATTCCTCATTCTCAACCCTAGCAAGAGAGGCACTTTAGAG CAAATCATGAAAGACCGCTGGATGAATGTGGGGCATGAGGACGACGAGCTGAAGCCCTACATGGAGCCCGTCCCTGACTACAAGGACCCACGGCGGACAG AGCTGATGATCTCCATGGGGTACACGCGGGAGGAGATCCAGGAGTCGCTGATAGGGCAGAAGTATAACGAGGTCATGGCCACTTACCTGCTGCTGGGATACAAGAACTCAGAG CTGGACAATGACAACATCACGCTGAAGCCGAGGCCTGCGGCCGAGCTGGCCAACAGTAACGCCCCCTCCCCCTCGCACAAGGTACAACGCAGCGTCTCGGCCAACCCCAAGCAGCGGCGCTTCAGCGACCAGG TTCCTGCCATCCCCACCTCCACTTCATACTCCAAGAAGACCCAGAGCAACAATGCGGAGAACAAGCGCCCCGAGGAGGAGCGTGAGGCTGGGCGCAAGGCCAGCAGCACTGTCAAAGTGCCCGCCAGCCCGCTGACTGGGCTCGAGAGGAAGAAGAGCACGCCCACCCCATCCAcg aACAGTGTCCTCTCCACCAGCACCAACCGGAGCCGGAATTCCCCCATGCTGGAGCGGACCGGCTTGGGCCAGAACTCCATCCAGAATGGCAAGGACAG CACTGCCCCCCAGAGGGTCCCAGGGGCTTCACCCTCTGCCCACAACATCAGCAGTGCCATCCCAGAACGCACCAACTTCCCGCGGGGCATCTCCAGCCGCAGTACCTTCCACGCCGGGCAACTCCGGCAGGTCCGGGACCAGCAGAACCTTCCCTACAACGTACCACCTGCCTCACCCTCTGGGAACAGCCAGGGACGCCGGGGTGCCTCTGGCAGCATCTTCAGCAAGTTCACCTCCAAGTTTGTGCGCAG GAACCCGCATGAGCCAGAGAGCAAAGACCGAGTGGAGACCCTCAG ACCTCACATGGTGGGTGGGGACAAGGAGCGGGATGAGAACCGGGATGCCAAGCCTCGCTCGCTGCGCTTCACCTGGAGCATGAAGACAACAAGCTCCATGGAGCCCAATGAGATGATGAAGGAGATCCGCAAGGTGCTGGATGCCAACAGCTGCCAGTGCGAGCTGCAGGAGAAGTACATGCTGCTGTGCATGCACGGGGCGCCCGGCCACGACTCCTTTGTGCAGTGGGAGATGGAGGTGTGCAAGCTGCCGCGGCTGTCACTCAATGGTGTGCGCTTCAAACGGATAACGGGCACCTCCATGGCCTTCAAGAACATTGCCTCCAAGGTGGCCAATGAACTCAAGCTTTAA
- the MARK2 gene encoding serine/threonine-protein kinase MARK2 isoform X13 — MSSSGRSPLPTVNERDAEQPTLGHTESKASSKSNMLRGRNSATSTDEQPHIGNYRLLKTIGKGNFAKVKLARHVLTGKEVAVKIIDKTQLNSSSLQKLFREVRIMKVLNHPNIVKLFEVIETEKTLYLVMEYASGGEVFDYLVAHGRMKEKEARAKFRQIVSAVQYCHQKFIVHRDLKAENLLLDADMNIKIADFGFSNEFTFGNKLDTFCGSPPYAAPELFQGKKYDGPEVDVWSLGVILYTLVSGSLPFDGQNLKELRERVLRGKYRIPFYMSTDCENLLKKFLILNPSKRGTLEQIMKDRWMNVGHEDDELKPYMEPVPDYKDPRRTELMISMGYTREEIQESLIGQKYNEVMATYLLLGYKNSELDNDNITLKPRPAAELANSNAPSPSHKVQRSVSANPKQRRFSDQVPAIPTSTSYSKKTQSNNAENKRPEEEREAGRKASSTVKVPASPLTGLERKKSTPTPSTNSVLSTSTNRSRNSPMLERTGLGQNSIQNGKDSLTTPGSRASTASASAAVGSTRPRQHQKSMSASVHPNKPTLPPTENNCEAQRPSTAPQRVPGASPSAHNISSAIPERTNFPRGISSRSTFHAGQLRQVRDQQNLPYNVPPASPSGNSQGRRGASGSIFSKFTSKFVRRPHMVGGDKERDENRDAKPRSLRFTWSMKTTSSMEPNEMMKEIRKVLDANSCQCELQEKYMLLCMHGAPGHDSFVQWEMEVCKLPRLSLNGVRFKRITGTSMAFKNIASKVANELKL; from the exons CCGACACTGGGCCACACAGAGTCCAAAGCCAGCAGCAAGTCCAACATGCTGCGGGGCCGCAACTCTGCCACCTCCACCGATGAGCAGCCGCACATTGGGAACTACCGCTTGCTCAAGACCATTGGCAAGGGCAACTTCGCCAAGGTCAAGTTGGCGCGCCACGTCCTGACGGGGAAAGAG GTGGCTGTGAAAATCATTGACAAGACGCAGCTCAACTCATCAAGCCTGCAGAAG CTCTTCCGGGAAGTGCGAATAATGAAGGTTTTGAATCATCCCAACATAG TTAAATTATTTGAAGTCATAGAGACGGAGAAGACGCTGTACCTCGTCATGGAGTACGCCAGTGGGG GTGAGGTGTTTGACTACTTAGTAGCCCATGGAAGAATGAAAGAGAAAGAAGCCAGGGCAAAATTTCGACAG atagTGTCTGCTGTGCAGTACTGTCACCAGAAGTTCATTGTACATAGAGACTTGAAG GCCGAGAATCTGCTGCTCGATGCCGACATGAACATTAAAATAGCCGACTTTGGCTTCAGCAACGAGTTCACGTTCGGGAACAAGCTGGACACGTTCTGTGGGAGCCCTCCCTATGCTGCGCCTGAGCTCTTCCAGGGCAAAAAGTACGACGGCCCCGAGGTGGACGTTTGGAGCCTGGGTGTCATCCTGTACACCCTGGTCAGCGGCTCGCTGCCCTTTGATGGGCAGAACCTCAAG gAACTGCGGGAGCGGGTCTTGCGGGGCAAGTACCGGATCCCCTTCTACATGTCCACGGACTGTGAGAACCTGCTGAAAAAATTCCTCATTCTCAACCCTAGCAAGAGAGGCACTTTAGAG CAAATCATGAAAGACCGCTGGATGAATGTGGGGCATGAGGACGACGAGCTGAAGCCCTACATGGAGCCCGTCCCTGACTACAAGGACCCACGGCGGACAG AGCTGATGATCTCCATGGGGTACACGCGGGAGGAGATCCAGGAGTCGCTGATAGGGCAGAAGTATAACGAGGTCATGGCCACTTACCTGCTGCTGGGATACAAGAACTCAGAG CTGGACAATGACAACATCACGCTGAAGCCGAGGCCTGCGGCCGAGCTGGCCAACAGTAACGCCCCCTCCCCCTCGCACAAGGTACAACGCAGCGTCTCGGCCAACCCCAAGCAGCGGCGCTTCAGCGACCAGG TTCCTGCCATCCCCACCTCCACTTCATACTCCAAGAAGACCCAGAGCAACAATGCGGAGAACAAGCGCCCCGAGGAGGAGCGTGAGGCTGGGCGCAAGGCCAGCAGCACTGTCAAAGTGCCCGCCAGCCCGCTGACTGGGCTCGAGAGGAAGAAGAGCACGCCCACCCCATCCAcg aACAGTGTCCTCTCCACCAGCACCAACCGGAGCCGGAATTCCCCCATGCTGGAGCGGACCGGCTTGGGCCAGAACTCCATCCAGAATGGCAAGGACAG TTTAACCACTCCGGGGTCCAGGGCTTCCACGGCTTCCGCTTCTGCCGCCGTGGGCTCCACGCGCCCACGCCAGCACCAGAAATCCATGTCTGCCTCCGTACACCCCAACAAGCCCACGCTGCCCCCCACTGAAAATAACTGTGAGGCCCAAAGACCCAG CACTGCCCCCCAGAGGGTCCCAGGGGCTTCACCCTCTGCCCACAACATCAGCAGTGCCATCCCAGAACGCACCAACTTCCCGCGGGGCATCTCCAGCCGCAGTACCTTCCACGCCGGGCAACTCCGGCAGGTCCGGGACCAGCAGAACCTTCCCTACAACGTACCACCTGCCTCACCCTCTGGGAACAGCCAGGGACGCCGGGGTGCCTCTGGCAGCATCTTCAGCAAGTTCACCTCCAAGTTTGTGCGCAG ACCTCACATGGTGGGTGGGGACAAGGAGCGGGATGAGAACCGGGATGCCAAGCCTCGCTCGCTGCGCTTCACCTGGAGCATGAAGACAACAAGCTCCATGGAGCCCAATGAGATGATGAAGGAGATCCGCAAGGTGCTGGATGCCAACAGCTGCCAGTGCGAGCTGCAGGAGAAGTACATGCTGCTGTGCATGCACGGGGCGCCCGGCCACGACTCCTTTGTGCAGTGGGAGATGGAGGTGTGCAAGCTGCCGCGGCTGTCACTCAATGGTGTGCGCTTCAAACGGATAACGGGCACCTCCATGGCCTTCAAGAACATTGCCTCCAAGGTGGCCAATGAACTCAAGCTTTAA
- the MARK2 gene encoding serine/threonine-protein kinase MARK2 isoform X4, translating to MSSSGRSPLPTVNERDAEQPTLGHTESKASSKSNMLRGRNSATSTDEQPHIGNYRLLKTIGKGNFAKVKLARHVLTGKEVAVKIIDKTQLNSSSLQKSQMLQRASADTQGHHPQRPCLLCTALLITREIRPQNTVLAADSLHTRGGSTSSALPWGSSGLLCGRRCWMRWHPLRRLHFQSKLNLLVVNCLCWVLSLSFMWGETRCRHLPMTSCLKLFREVRIMKVLNHPNIVKLFEVIETEKTLYLVMEYASGGEVFDYLVAHGRMKEKEARAKFRQIVSAVQYCHQKFIVHRDLKAENLLLDADMNIKIADFGFSNEFTFGNKLDTFCGSPPYAAPELFQGKKYDGPEVDVWSLGVILYTLVSGSLPFDGQNLKELRERVLRGKYRIPFYMSTDCENLLKKFLILNPSKRGTLEQIMKDRWMNVGHEDDELKPYMEPVPDYKDPRRTELMISMGYTREEIQESLIGQKYNEVMATYLLLGYKNSELDNDNITLKPRPAAELANSNAPSPSHKVQRSVSANPKQRRFSDQVPAIPTSTSYSKKTQSNNAENKRPEEEREAGRKASSTVKVPASPLTGLERKKSTPTPSTNSVLSTSTNRSRNSPMLERTGLGQNSIQNGKDSLTTPGSRASTASASAAVGSTRPRQHQKSMSASVHPNKPTLPPTENNCEAQRPSTAPQRVPGASPSAHNISSAIPERTNFPRGISSRSTFHAGQLRQVRDQQNLPYNVPPASPSGNSQGRRGASGSIFSKFTSKFVRRNPHEPESKDRVETLRPHMVGGDKERDENRDAKPRSLRFTWSMKTTSSMEPNEMMKEIRKVLDANSCQCELQEKYMLLCMHGAPGHDSFVQWEMEVCKLPRLSLNGVRFKRITGTSMAFKNIASKVANELKL from the exons CCGACACTGGGCCACACAGAGTCCAAAGCCAGCAGCAAGTCCAACATGCTGCGGGGCCGCAACTCTGCCACCTCCACCGATGAGCAGCCGCACATTGGGAACTACCGCTTGCTCAAGACCATTGGCAAGGGCAACTTCGCCAAGGTCAAGTTGGCGCGCCACGTCCTGACGGGGAAAGAG GTGGCTGTGAAAATCATTGACAAGACGCAGCTCAACTCATCAAGCCTGCAGAAG agccagatgcttcagagagccAGTGCTGACACGCAGGGGCATCACCCACAAAGGCCCTGTCTACTCTGCACCGCGCTTCTCATCACAAGAGAGATCAGGCCCCAAAATACTGTGCTGGCAGCTGACTCACTCCACACCAGAGGTGGCTCCACTTCATCAGCATTGCCCTGGGGCAGCTCTGGCCTCCTCTGTGGCAGAAGGTGCTGGATGAGGTGGCATCCCTTGAGACGACTCCATTTCCAGTCCAAGCTCAATCTCCTGGTGGTTAATTGCTTGTGCTGGGTTCTCTCTCTATCTTTTATGTGGGGGGAGACACGTTGCAGACACCTGCCCATGACCAGCTGCCTGAAG CTCTTCCGGGAAGTGCGAATAATGAAGGTTTTGAATCATCCCAACATAG TTAAATTATTTGAAGTCATAGAGACGGAGAAGACGCTGTACCTCGTCATGGAGTACGCCAGTGGGG GTGAGGTGTTTGACTACTTAGTAGCCCATGGAAGAATGAAAGAGAAAGAAGCCAGGGCAAAATTTCGACAG atagTGTCTGCTGTGCAGTACTGTCACCAGAAGTTCATTGTACATAGAGACTTGAAG GCCGAGAATCTGCTGCTCGATGCCGACATGAACATTAAAATAGCCGACTTTGGCTTCAGCAACGAGTTCACGTTCGGGAACAAGCTGGACACGTTCTGTGGGAGCCCTCCCTATGCTGCGCCTGAGCTCTTCCAGGGCAAAAAGTACGACGGCCCCGAGGTGGACGTTTGGAGCCTGGGTGTCATCCTGTACACCCTGGTCAGCGGCTCGCTGCCCTTTGATGGGCAGAACCTCAAG gAACTGCGGGAGCGGGTCTTGCGGGGCAAGTACCGGATCCCCTTCTACATGTCCACGGACTGTGAGAACCTGCTGAAAAAATTCCTCATTCTCAACCCTAGCAAGAGAGGCACTTTAGAG CAAATCATGAAAGACCGCTGGATGAATGTGGGGCATGAGGACGACGAGCTGAAGCCCTACATGGAGCCCGTCCCTGACTACAAGGACCCACGGCGGACAG AGCTGATGATCTCCATGGGGTACACGCGGGAGGAGATCCAGGAGTCGCTGATAGGGCAGAAGTATAACGAGGTCATGGCCACTTACCTGCTGCTGGGATACAAGAACTCAGAG CTGGACAATGACAACATCACGCTGAAGCCGAGGCCTGCGGCCGAGCTGGCCAACAGTAACGCCCCCTCCCCCTCGCACAAGGTACAACGCAGCGTCTCGGCCAACCCCAAGCAGCGGCGCTTCAGCGACCAGG TTCCTGCCATCCCCACCTCCACTTCATACTCCAAGAAGACCCAGAGCAACAATGCGGAGAACAAGCGCCCCGAGGAGGAGCGTGAGGCTGGGCGCAAGGCCAGCAGCACTGTCAAAGTGCCCGCCAGCCCGCTGACTGGGCTCGAGAGGAAGAAGAGCACGCCCACCCCATCCAcg aACAGTGTCCTCTCCACCAGCACCAACCGGAGCCGGAATTCCCCCATGCTGGAGCGGACCGGCTTGGGCCAGAACTCCATCCAGAATGGCAAGGACAG TTTAACCACTCCGGGGTCCAGGGCTTCCACGGCTTCCGCTTCTGCCGCCGTGGGCTCCACGCGCCCACGCCAGCACCAGAAATCCATGTCTGCCTCCGTACACCCCAACAAGCCCACGCTGCCCCCCACTGAAAATAACTGTGAGGCCCAAAGACCCAG CACTGCCCCCCAGAGGGTCCCAGGGGCTTCACCCTCTGCCCACAACATCAGCAGTGCCATCCCAGAACGCACCAACTTCCCGCGGGGCATCTCCAGCCGCAGTACCTTCCACGCCGGGCAACTCCGGCAGGTCCGGGACCAGCAGAACCTTCCCTACAACGTACCACCTGCCTCACCCTCTGGGAACAGCCAGGGACGCCGGGGTGCCTCTGGCAGCATCTTCAGCAAGTTCACCTCCAAGTTTGTGCGCAG GAACCCGCATGAGCCAGAGAGCAAAGACCGAGTGGAGACCCTCAG ACCTCACATGGTGGGTGGGGACAAGGAGCGGGATGAGAACCGGGATGCCAAGCCTCGCTCGCTGCGCTTCACCTGGAGCATGAAGACAACAAGCTCCATGGAGCCCAATGAGATGATGAAGGAGATCCGCAAGGTGCTGGATGCCAACAGCTGCCAGTGCGAGCTGCAGGAGAAGTACATGCTGCTGTGCATGCACGGGGCGCCCGGCCACGACTCCTTTGTGCAGTGGGAGATGGAGGTGTGCAAGCTGCCGCGGCTGTCACTCAATGGTGTGCGCTTCAAACGGATAACGGGCACCTCCATGGCCTTCAAGAACATTGCCTCCAAGGTGGCCAATGAACTCAAGCTTTAA
- the MARK2 gene encoding serine/threonine-protein kinase MARK2 isoform X8 has protein sequence MSSSGRSPLPTVNERDAEQPTLGHTESKASSKSNMLRGRNSATSTDEQPHIGNYRLLKTIGKGNFAKVKLARHVLTGKEVAVKIIDKTQLNSSSLQKSQMLQRASADTQGHHPQRPCLLCTALLITREIRPQNTVLAADSLHTRGGSTSSALPWGSSGLLCGRRCWMRWHPLRRLHFQSKLNLLVVNCLCWVLSLSFMWGETRCRHLPMTSCLKLFREVRIMKVLNHPNIVKLFEVIETEKTLYLVMEYASGGEVFDYLVAHGRMKEKEARAKFRQIVSAVQYCHQKFIVHRDLKAENLLLDADMNIKIADFGFSNEFTFGNKLDTFCGSPPYAAPELFQGKKYDGPEVDVWSLGVILYTLVSGSLPFDGQNLKELRERVLRGKYRIPFYMSTDCENLLKKFLILNPSKRGTLEQIMKDRWMNVGHEDDELKPYMEPVPDYKDPRRTELMISMGYTREEIQESLIGQKYNEVMATYLLLGYKNSELDNDNITLKPRPAAELANSNAPSPSHKVQRSVSANPKQRRFSDQVPAIPTSTSYSKKTQSNNAENKRPEEEREAGRKASSTVKVPASPLTGLERKKSTPTPSTNSVLSTSTNRSRNSPMLERTGLGQNSIQNGKDSTAPQRVPGASPSAHNISSAIPERTNFPRGISSRSTFHAGQLRQVRDQQNLPYNVPPASPSGNSQGRRGASGSIFSKFTSKFVRRNVSFRFARRPHMVGGDKERDENRDAKPRSLRFTWSMKTTSSMEPNEMMKEIRKVLDANSCQCELQEKYMLLCMHGAPGHDSFVQWEMEVCKLPRLSLNGVRFKRITGTSMAFKNIASKVANELKL, from the exons CCGACACTGGGCCACACAGAGTCCAAAGCCAGCAGCAAGTCCAACATGCTGCGGGGCCGCAACTCTGCCACCTCCACCGATGAGCAGCCGCACATTGGGAACTACCGCTTGCTCAAGACCATTGGCAAGGGCAACTTCGCCAAGGTCAAGTTGGCGCGCCACGTCCTGACGGGGAAAGAG GTGGCTGTGAAAATCATTGACAAGACGCAGCTCAACTCATCAAGCCTGCAGAAG agccagatgcttcagagagccAGTGCTGACACGCAGGGGCATCACCCACAAAGGCCCTGTCTACTCTGCACCGCGCTTCTCATCACAAGAGAGATCAGGCCCCAAAATACTGTGCTGGCAGCTGACTCACTCCACACCAGAGGTGGCTCCACTTCATCAGCATTGCCCTGGGGCAGCTCTGGCCTCCTCTGTGGCAGAAGGTGCTGGATGAGGTGGCATCCCTTGAGACGACTCCATTTCCAGTCCAAGCTCAATCTCCTGGTGGTTAATTGCTTGTGCTGGGTTCTCTCTCTATCTTTTATGTGGGGGGAGACACGTTGCAGACACCTGCCCATGACCAGCTGCCTGAAG CTCTTCCGGGAAGTGCGAATAATGAAGGTTTTGAATCATCCCAACATAG TTAAATTATTTGAAGTCATAGAGACGGAGAAGACGCTGTACCTCGTCATGGAGTACGCCAGTGGGG GTGAGGTGTTTGACTACTTAGTAGCCCATGGAAGAATGAAAGAGAAAGAAGCCAGGGCAAAATTTCGACAG atagTGTCTGCTGTGCAGTACTGTCACCAGAAGTTCATTGTACATAGAGACTTGAAG GCCGAGAATCTGCTGCTCGATGCCGACATGAACATTAAAATAGCCGACTTTGGCTTCAGCAACGAGTTCACGTTCGGGAACAAGCTGGACACGTTCTGTGGGAGCCCTCCCTATGCTGCGCCTGAGCTCTTCCAGGGCAAAAAGTACGACGGCCCCGAGGTGGACGTTTGGAGCCTGGGTGTCATCCTGTACACCCTGGTCAGCGGCTCGCTGCCCTTTGATGGGCAGAACCTCAAG gAACTGCGGGAGCGGGTCTTGCGGGGCAAGTACCGGATCCCCTTCTACATGTCCACGGACTGTGAGAACCTGCTGAAAAAATTCCTCATTCTCAACCCTAGCAAGAGAGGCACTTTAGAG CAAATCATGAAAGACCGCTGGATGAATGTGGGGCATGAGGACGACGAGCTGAAGCCCTACATGGAGCCCGTCCCTGACTACAAGGACCCACGGCGGACAG AGCTGATGATCTCCATGGGGTACACGCGGGAGGAGATCCAGGAGTCGCTGATAGGGCAGAAGTATAACGAGGTCATGGCCACTTACCTGCTGCTGGGATACAAGAACTCAGAG CTGGACAATGACAACATCACGCTGAAGCCGAGGCCTGCGGCCGAGCTGGCCAACAGTAACGCCCCCTCCCCCTCGCACAAGGTACAACGCAGCGTCTCGGCCAACCCCAAGCAGCGGCGCTTCAGCGACCAGG TTCCTGCCATCCCCACCTCCACTTCATACTCCAAGAAGACCCAGAGCAACAATGCGGAGAACAAGCGCCCCGAGGAGGAGCGTGAGGCTGGGCGCAAGGCCAGCAGCACTGTCAAAGTGCCCGCCAGCCCGCTGACTGGGCTCGAGAGGAAGAAGAGCACGCCCACCCCATCCAcg aACAGTGTCCTCTCCACCAGCACCAACCGGAGCCGGAATTCCCCCATGCTGGAGCGGACCGGCTTGGGCCAGAACTCCATCCAGAATGGCAAGGACAG CACTGCCCCCCAGAGGGTCCCAGGGGCTTCACCCTCTGCCCACAACATCAGCAGTGCCATCCCAGAACGCACCAACTTCCCGCGGGGCATCTCCAGCCGCAGTACCTTCCACGCCGGGCAACTCCGGCAGGTCCGGGACCAGCAGAACCTTCCCTACAACGTACCACCTGCCTCACCCTCTGGGAACAGCCAGGGACGCCGGGGTGCCTCTGGCAGCATCTTCAGCAAGTTCACCTCCAAGTTTGTGCGCAG AAATGTGTCTTTCAGGTTTGCCAGAAG ACCTCACATGGTGGGTGGGGACAAGGAGCGGGATGAGAACCGGGATGCCAAGCCTCGCTCGCTGCGCTTCACCTGGAGCATGAAGACAACAAGCTCCATGGAGCCCAATGAGATGATGAAGGAGATCCGCAAGGTGCTGGATGCCAACAGCTGCCAGTGCGAGCTGCAGGAGAAGTACATGCTGCTGTGCATGCACGGGGCGCCCGGCCACGACTCCTTTGTGCAGTGGGAGATGGAGGTGTGCAAGCTGCCGCGGCTGTCACTCAATGGTGTGCGCTTCAAACGGATAACGGGCACCTCCATGGCCTTCAAGAACATTGCCTCCAAGGTGGCCAATGAACTCAAGCTTTAA